In Gemmatimonadaceae bacterium, the following proteins share a genomic window:
- a CDS encoding DUF5916 domain-containing protein has product MLFPLLAAMQLAGAVPAPAPPGVHNGRAGDISVPPPKMDEREAAVTIDGRLDEPIWRRAALLTGFSEYSPVDSRPAPDSTEVLVWYSADAIYFGIRAFEPHGNVIATLADRDRVSTDDNVEIHLDTFDERNRAFVFIVNPLGVQADGTKNESGGFIPGSNVAPGQNDLSADFLWQSRGRVTEGGYEVEIRIPFNSLRYPLGSPQRWGLQIDRHVQHNGYEETWTPAKRASASFIGQAGYLTDLSGMRHGQVVEVNPEATNTVNGTPCCSPSMDTWRYAPAPRLGGNIRWTLGSNFVLNGTARPDFSQVEADATQIAADQRFALFYPEKRPFFVEGADRFNVPNTLVYTRTIVRPDAAVKLTGKLDRADVAVLSAVDESGGGAPGEHPLVDVVRLRQDIGDQSFAGLLYSDRVSRGMENRAFGGDTHIVFDKIYFAQFQAVESVTRENGVATSGPMWEAVLDATGRSWGFHYNVLGISPEFRADNGFVPRTGFVQPNAANRITLYGKPGALIERFNVFLMENALWSYDDFFRGRRLLEDHFTPMMSWTLRGGWNVNLTPKLSSYAFDPTRYAGLYVPATTSGGAPTPFAPSDRIETVVNGLSIATPQYRTWAASVGTTLGNDVDFLETSRVRRTDVNGELDLRPNGRIRAALTYTGSAFTRRSDGVRSAYTRIPRMKVEYQVARPLFVRVVSQYTATKRGALVDPRTGEILLLSGSTGFTPSTASATNTLRTDWLVSYRPSPGTVFFVGYGGDLSETDPLAFRTLRRTDDAFFVKASYVFRLPAF; this is encoded by the coding sequence ATGCTTTTTCCCCTCCTGGCGGCGATGCAGCTCGCCGGCGCCGTTCCCGCCCCAGCCCCGCCCGGCGTTCACAATGGCCGCGCGGGCGACATCTCTGTCCCGCCGCCGAAGATGGACGAGCGCGAAGCCGCGGTGACGATCGACGGCCGGCTCGACGAACCAATCTGGCGGCGTGCCGCTCTATTGACGGGATTCTCGGAATACTCCCCCGTCGATTCGCGCCCCGCGCCTGATTCGACCGAAGTCCTCGTGTGGTATTCGGCGGACGCGATCTATTTCGGCATTCGCGCGTTCGAGCCGCACGGCAACGTGATCGCGACGCTCGCCGACCGCGACCGCGTCTCGACCGACGACAACGTCGAGATCCATCTCGACACGTTCGACGAGCGCAATCGCGCGTTCGTGTTCATCGTCAACCCGCTCGGCGTTCAGGCCGACGGGACGAAGAACGAATCGGGCGGATTCATCCCGGGCTCGAACGTCGCGCCGGGGCAGAACGATCTGAGCGCGGACTTCCTGTGGCAGTCGCGCGGGCGCGTCACGGAGGGCGGATACGAAGTCGAGATTCGAATTCCGTTCAACAGCCTGCGCTATCCGCTCGGTTCGCCGCAGCGGTGGGGACTGCAGATCGACCGACACGTTCAGCACAACGGCTACGAGGAAACGTGGACGCCGGCGAAGCGCGCGTCGGCGTCCTTCATCGGACAGGCCGGATATCTGACGGATCTCTCGGGAATGCGGCACGGGCAGGTCGTCGAGGTGAATCCCGAGGCGACGAACACCGTGAACGGCACGCCCTGCTGCTCGCCGTCGATGGACACCTGGCGCTACGCGCCGGCGCCGAGACTCGGCGGCAACATTCGGTGGACGCTGGGCAGCAACTTCGTTTTGAACGGAACCGCGCGCCCCGACTTCTCGCAGGTCGAGGCGGACGCCACGCAGATCGCGGCCGATCAACGGTTCGCGCTGTTCTATCCGGAAAAGCGTCCGTTCTTCGTCGAGGGCGCCGATCGGTTCAACGTGCCCAACACGCTCGTCTACACACGCACGATCGTGCGGCCCGACGCGGCGGTGAAGTTGACGGGAAAGCTCGATCGCGCGGATGTCGCGGTGTTGTCGGCAGTCGATGAGTCAGGGGGTGGTGCTCCAGGCGAACACCCGCTCGTCGACGTCGTGCGCCTGCGTCAGGACATCGGCGACCAGTCATTCGCCGGATTGCTCTACAGCGACCGCGTTTCGCGCGGCATGGAGAACAGAGCGTTCGGCGGCGACACGCACATCGTCTTCGACAAGATCTACTTCGCGCAGTTTCAGGCCGTCGAGAGCGTCACGCGCGAGAACGGCGTCGCGACGTCGGGGCCGATGTGGGAAGCGGTGCTCGACGCGACAGGGCGCAGCTGGGGCTTTCACTACAACGTCCTCGGCATCAGCCCCGAGTTCAGGGCGGACAACGGGTTCGTGCCGCGCACCGGATTCGTGCAGCCGAACGCCGCGAACCGGATCACGCTGTACGGCAAGCCGGGCGCGCTGATCGAACGGTTCAACGTGTTCCTGATGGAGAACGCGCTCTGGAGCTACGACGATTTCTTCCGTGGCAGGCGTCTTCTCGAAGATCACTTCACTCCGATGATGAGCTGGACGCTGCGCGGCGGCTGGAACGTCAACCTGACGCCGAAGCTCTCGAGCTACGCCTTCGATCCGACACGGTACGCCGGCTTGTACGTGCCCGCGACGACGTCCGGCGGCGCACCGACGCCATTCGCTCCGTCGGATCGCATCGAGACGGTGGTGAACGGTTTGAGCATCGCCACCCCGCAGTACCGCACGTGGGCCGCGTCGGTGGGCACGACGCTCGGCAACGACGTCGATTTTTTGGAGACGTCGCGCGTCAGACGGACGGATGTCAACGGAGAGCTCGACCTCCGCCCCAACGGCCGCATCCGCGCCGCACTGACGTACACGGGCAGCGCGTTCACGCGCCGCAGCGACGGCGTGCGCAGCGCGTACACGCGCATCCCTCGCATGAAGGTCGAGTACCAGGTCGCGCGTCCGCTCTTCGTGCGCGTCGTGTCACAGTACACGGCGACGAAACGCGGCGCGTTGGTGGATCCGAGAACCGGTGAAATACTTCTCCTGAGCGGCTCGACCGGTTTCACACCCTCGACGGCGTCGGCGACCAACACTCTTCGCACCGACTGG
- the mscL gene encoding large conductance mechanosensitive channel protein MscL — MPVDELPSIGEATMLKDFKAFILRGNVLDLAVAVVIGAAFGTIVKSLTDDVIMPPIGLALGHIDFSNLFVTLKDGNPPGPYNTVALAHQAGAVTLNYGAFINSIVTFLIVAFCVFMIVRMASKMYAKPVPPPDNMKTCPRCTLSIPKAATRCPNCTSDVAAA, encoded by the coding sequence GTGCCGGTCGACGAACTCCCTTCCATCGGAGAAGCGACGATGCTCAAGGACTTCAAGGCGTTCATCTTGCGCGGGAACGTGCTGGACCTGGCCGTCGCCGTGGTGATCGGCGCGGCGTTCGGGACGATCGTGAAGTCGCTAACGGACGACGTGATCATGCCGCCGATCGGGCTCGCCTTGGGCCACATCGACTTCTCGAACCTCTTCGTCACGTTGAAGGACGGCAATCCACCGGGGCCGTACAACACCGTCGCCCTGGCGCACCAGGCCGGCGCCGTGACGCTCAACTACGGCGCGTTCATCAACTCCATCGTCACCTTTCTCATCGTCGCGTTCTGCGTCTTCATGATCGTGCGCATGGCGAGCAAGATGTACGCGAAGCCGGTGCCGCCGCCGGACAACATGAAGACCTGCCCGCGCTGCACACTGTCGATCCCGAAGGCCGCAACGCGCTGCCCCAACTGCACGTCGGACGTGGCGGCTGCTTGA
- a CDS encoding amylo-alpha-1,6-glucosidase — protein sequence MADTAAKLGSEVIEVGNQFYILATASRAAERTAVLQHDDTFAIFDYAGDIGAFGPAEQGLYNEGTRFLSRFSLRLNGKRPLILSARVKEDNELFIADLTNPDIPIGQTGAVIRRDLVHLFRSRFLWKDTWYERIRLWNYSQAALLASLSFEFDGDFADIFEVRGLPRPKRGERLETVHSGSETRIGYRGLDNETRWTVIDWGEAPHATTPTTAQFAYDLEPESPVSLAIAIRCDREHRRVPKRTFEEAQSVWSSALEAERTEYASIETSSERFNQWVRRSAADLRMLVADTKHGPYPYAGVPWFSTPFGRDGVITGLQTLWINPDLSRGVLEFLAATQADKTDEAAESQPGKIIHEIRNSEMARLGEVPFGRYYGSVDSTPLFVMLAGAYWDRTGDREFLTRMWPHVERALDWIDNYGDCDGDGFLEYSRHSANGLVQQGWKDSSDSIFHADGTLAPAPIALVEVQAYVYDARLRAACMAEALGHPDRASKLKKQAEDLRCKFEEQFWCDDIGTYAIALDGRKEPCRVRSSNPGHALFCGIADKERGRKVAELLVGGESFSGWGIRTIAVTEARFNPMAYHNGTVWPHDTGLSAAGFSRYGFDDLVTAPFSGLFEAAVAVDNHRMPELFCGFQRRTGEGPTLYPVACSPQAWASGVVFHLIQACLRLSLNAQERRLSIDRASLPPFLTYLRLMNLSLPFGSVDLLFEQHLLDVSVTVLRKHGDFEVRVIK from the coding sequence ATGGCGGATACCGCGGCCAAACTTGGCAGCGAGGTCATCGAGGTCGGAAATCAGTTCTACATACTCGCCACGGCGTCGCGTGCCGCCGAGCGGACGGCGGTGCTGCAGCACGACGACACGTTCGCGATCTTCGACTACGCGGGCGACATCGGCGCGTTCGGCCCGGCCGAGCAAGGACTGTATAACGAAGGCACGCGCTTCCTTTCGCGCTTCAGTCTGAGGCTCAATGGCAAGCGGCCGCTCATCCTCAGCGCGCGCGTCAAGGAAGACAACGAGCTGTTCATCGCCGACCTGACGAATCCCGACATTCCGATCGGGCAGACGGGCGCCGTGATCCGCCGCGACCTCGTGCATCTCTTCCGCTCGCGGTTCCTGTGGAAGGACACGTGGTACGAGCGCATTCGCCTCTGGAACTACAGCCAGGCGGCGCTGCTCGCGTCGCTGTCGTTCGAGTTCGACGGCGACTTCGCCGACATCTTCGAGGTGCGCGGTCTCCCTCGCCCGAAACGAGGCGAGAGGCTCGAGACGGTCCACTCGGGAAGCGAGACGCGGATCGGCTATCGGGGCCTCGACAACGAGACTCGCTGGACCGTGATCGACTGGGGTGAGGCGCCGCACGCCACGACGCCAACGACGGCGCAGTTCGCGTACGACCTCGAGCCGGAGTCGCCGGTGTCGCTGGCGATCGCCATCCGCTGCGACCGCGAGCATCGCCGCGTGCCGAAGCGGACCTTCGAGGAAGCACAGTCCGTGTGGAGCAGCGCGCTCGAGGCGGAGCGCACGGAATACGCGTCGATCGAGACGTCGAGCGAGCGATTCAATCAATGGGTGCGTCGCTCGGCCGCCGACCTTCGCATGCTCGTCGCCGATACCAAGCACGGACCGTATCCGTACGCGGGCGTGCCCTGGTTCAGCACACCGTTCGGCCGCGACGGCGTGATCACCGGACTTCAGACGCTGTGGATCAACCCCGACCTCTCGCGCGGCGTGCTCGAGTTCCTCGCGGCGACGCAAGCCGACAAGACGGACGAAGCAGCGGAGTCGCAACCGGGGAAGATCATCCACGAGATCCGCAACAGCGAGATGGCCCGGCTCGGCGAGGTGCCGTTCGGGCGCTACTACGGCAGCGTCGACTCGACGCCGCTGTTCGTGATGCTCGCCGGCGCGTATTGGGATCGCACGGGCGACCGCGAGTTCCTCACGCGCATGTGGCCGCACGTGGAGCGCGCGCTCGACTGGATCGACAACTACGGCGACTGCGACGGCGACGGCTTCCTCGAGTACTCGCGCCACTCGGCGAACGGACTCGTTCAGCAAGGCTGGAAGGATTCATCCGATTCGATCTTCCACGCCGACGGCACGCTCGCGCCGGCGCCGATCGCGCTCGTCGAGGTGCAGGCGTACGTCTATGACGCGCGCCTCCGCGCCGCGTGCATGGCCGAAGCACTCGGCCACCCCGACCGCGCGTCGAAGCTGAAGAAGCAAGCCGAGGATCTGCGCTGCAAGTTCGAGGAACAGTTCTGGTGCGACGACATCGGCACCTACGCGATCGCGCTCGACGGACGCAAGGAGCCGTGCCGCGTGCGCAGCTCGAATCCGGGGCACGCGCTCTTCTGCGGAATCGCCGACAAGGAACGAGGGCGGAAGGTCGCCGAGCTGCTCGTGGGCGGCGAGTCGTTCTCGGGCTGGGGGATCCGCACGATCGCCGTGACCGAGGCGCGCTTCAACCCGATGGCGTATCACAACGGAACTGTGTGGCCGCACGACACCGGGTTGTCGGCCGCCGGGTTTTCACGCTACGGCTTCGACGATTTGGTGACCGCGCCGTTTTCCGGTCTGTTCGAGGCAGCGGTGGCCGTCGACAATCATCGGATGCCGGAGCTCTTCTGCGGCTTCCAGCGCCGCACCGGTGAAGGACCGACGTTGTACCCAGTCGCGTGCTCGCCGCAGGCATGGGCGTCGGGCGTCGTCTTCCACCTGATCCAGGCGTGTCTCCGCCTGTCACTGAACGCGCAAGAACGTCGACTCTCCATCGACCGCGCGTCGCTTCCTCCCTTTTTGACCTATTTGCGGCTGATGAATCTCTCGCTGCCCTTTGGGTCGGTCGATCTGCTGTTCGAGCAGCACCTATTGGACGTGAGCGTCACGGTGCTCCGAAAGCACGGGGACTTCGAGGTCCGCGTCATCAAATAA
- a CDS encoding glycosyltransferase family 4 protein, which yields MRIALIAPPFIEVPPIRYGGTELFIANLANELKAMGHQVVVYANGDSKVRCRVKSIYPHSQWPIDDPEQACHKNVDHTAWAMADAADWADVIHLNDIVGVPFTRFVRTATVLTIHHPDVPALSEQYTRYPDIHYIAIARWLAERQPMRWVHVVHHGIDPERYVYSAEKDDYVAFLGRMAPAKGPHLAIAAAKKAGVRLKLAGEIQPVFRQYWDEQVSPLVDGDQIQFIGEVDLLKKNALLSRAKAVLFPIQWEEPFGLVMIEAMACGTPVIALPGGSVEEVVRDAVSGWICHDTDEMASRINGPMIPPATVHEYMLENFTLTRMAEKYVSVYESVLDGSAETLASAREA from the coding sequence ATGCGTATAGCGTTGATTGCTCCTCCGTTCATCGAGGTGCCCCCGATCCGCTATGGCGGGACGGAGTTGTTCATCGCCAATCTCGCGAACGAGCTCAAGGCGATGGGGCACCAGGTCGTCGTCTATGCGAACGGCGACTCGAAAGTCCGTTGCCGCGTGAAGTCGATCTATCCCCACTCGCAGTGGCCGATCGACGATCCCGAGCAGGCGTGCCACAAGAACGTCGATCACACGGCGTGGGCGATGGCGGATGCGGCCGATTGGGCCGACGTGATCCATCTGAACGACATCGTGGGCGTTCCGTTCACGCGGTTCGTCAGAACGGCGACCGTCCTCACGATTCATCATCCCGACGTGCCGGCGCTCTCCGAGCAATACACTCGGTACCCGGACATCCACTACATCGCGATCGCGCGCTGGCTGGCCGAGCGGCAACCCATGCGGTGGGTCCACGTGGTTCACCACGGGATCGACCCCGAGCGCTACGTCTACTCGGCGGAGAAGGACGACTACGTCGCGTTCCTCGGACGAATGGCGCCGGCAAAGGGGCCGCACCTGGCGATCGCCGCGGCGAAGAAAGCGGGTGTCCGGCTCAAGCTCGCGGGCGAGATTCAACCGGTGTTCCGTCAATACTGGGACGAGCAAGTCAGCCCGCTCGTCGACGGCGATCAGATTCAGTTCATCGGAGAGGTGGATCTGCTCAAGAAGAACGCGCTCTTATCGCGCGCGAAGGCCGTGCTTTTCCCCATCCAGTGGGAAGAGCCGTTCGGACTCGTGATGATCGAAGCGATGGCATGCGGCACGCCCGTGATCGCGCTCCCCGGCGGCTCCGTCGAAGAAGTCGTGCGCGACGCAGTGAGCGGGTGGATCTGTCACGATACGGACGAGATGGCCTCGCGAATCAACGGCCCGATGATTCCACCGGCGACCGTGCACGAGTACATGCTCGAGAACTTCACGCTGACGCGCATGGCCGAGAAATACGTGTCCGTCTACGAAAGTGTACTCGATGGGTCCGCCGAGACCCTCGCCTCGGCACGGGAAGCGTAG
- a CDS encoding M14 family zinc carboxypeptidase: protein MRRFPAHVLALAGLITALPAAILPAQQDLANAPPGRATNQPLDEEYTKKIKEYTTESFFLSPLVDYMPAKAGVPTPKAVLGDIAGAPGKLPYSKEVYEYMRMLAKAMPNRVKVWSIGTTEEGREHIAVAIGSDALMAKYEQNRSALAKLADPRTINMDDKQAAQIASSAAPVYYITGTIHSTEAGAPTALMELAYRLAVDDAPYIRNIREHVITLITPIVEVDGRDRVVDVYNWKKAHPGQVAPDAIYWGHYVRHDNNRDAMGMTLKLTQNILNEYVDSKAQVLHDLHESVAYMYDNTVGDGPYNSWLDPLVTNEWQLIGWNNVQEMTRFGMPGVFAHGTFDTWSPGYLMFIAATHNGISRLYETFGNGGNADTQERILGTNETSRTWYRQNPPLPRVNWSLRNNNNYEQTGLLVSLSYIANNRHQILENFYEKSKRSILKAKTEGPAAYVLTANDPRPGAQAELLRVLQKQRVEISRATAAFSVIMPVKVVAQGRGGRGGRGGGTGRGAANGAAGGAGGNATDAGAQATDAQQQGAPATETREFPAGSYIVRMDQPYSRIADALLDYQFWSPNDPQKSPYDDTGWTFPEGFAVSAVRVTDAKVLGAPMEPVKGEVKAPGGVTGTGSTFLINANGDNGLVTLRYKLKSADIQAAEEGFDAGGTSYKRGSWVIKGVSQSDLDAAAKEVGLKVTAVASAPTVKTHPVRAARVAIMHTWQNTQTEGWWRQAFDFNGVPFDYISIQDLKKTSDLNSKYDVIIFGPGGGAGRAVIEGMPMWRNPVPWKVSELTPNLGKMAETDDIRPGMGYDGLENLQKFVKNGGVYIGAVASSQFAIDEGLTNGVGMNTPARGTVTGTYLRTRVVDDASPIVYGVADGISAYTDGGESFSVSASRVAGGRGGGGGGGGGAGGRGGGGANRETGRGTPDDIDEVQGRPALEERFKAPVRPTVQPWAYAVPTEEQLRNPLNIIPPDQRPRVALRYSAQNDLLVSGLLSGGGDIAQRPAVVDSPLEKGHVVLFSINPIYRGETVGTYPLVFNTIMNFDNLNAGRKVDPR from the coding sequence ATGCGGCGTTTCCCCGCACACGTTCTCGCGCTCGCCGGCCTCATTACCGCACTGCCGGCGGCCATTCTTCCCGCGCAGCAAGACTTGGCGAACGCGCCGCCGGGCCGCGCCACGAATCAGCCGCTCGACGAGGAGTACACGAAGAAGATCAAGGAGTACACGACCGAGTCCTTCTTCCTGTCGCCGCTCGTCGACTACATGCCGGCCAAAGCCGGCGTGCCGACGCCCAAGGCAGTGCTTGGCGACATCGCCGGCGCGCCGGGCAAGCTGCCGTACTCGAAGGAGGTGTACGAGTACATGCGCATGCTCGCCAAGGCGATGCCGAATCGTGTGAAGGTGTGGTCGATCGGCACGACCGAAGAAGGGCGCGAACACATTGCCGTCGCCATCGGCTCGGACGCGCTCATGGCGAAGTACGAGCAGAATCGTTCCGCGCTCGCCAAGCTCGCCGATCCGCGCACGATCAACATGGACGACAAGCAAGCCGCGCAGATCGCGAGCAGCGCGGCGCCCGTCTACTACATCACGGGCACGATTCACTCGACCGAAGCCGGCGCGCCGACGGCGCTCATGGAGCTGGCGTATCGGCTGGCGGTCGACGACGCGCCCTATATAAGGAATATCCGTGAGCACGTCATCACGCTCATCACGCCGATCGTCGAGGTCGACGGACGCGATCGCGTGGTCGACGTCTACAACTGGAAGAAGGCGCACCCGGGACAGGTCGCGCCCGACGCGATCTACTGGGGACACTACGTCCGTCACGACAACAACCGTGACGCGATGGGGATGACGCTCAAGCTCACGCAGAACATTCTCAACGAGTACGTGGACTCGAAGGCGCAAGTGCTGCACGACCTGCACGAGTCGGTCGCGTACATGTACGACAACACCGTCGGCGACGGCCCCTACAACTCGTGGCTCGATCCGCTCGTGACGAACGAGTGGCAGCTCATCGGCTGGAACAACGTGCAAGAGATGACGCGCTTCGGCATGCCGGGTGTCTTCGCGCATGGCACGTTTGACACGTGGTCGCCGGGCTACTTGATGTTCATCGCCGCGACGCACAACGGCATTTCGCGTCTGTACGAAACGTTCGGCAACGGCGGCAACGCCGACACGCAGGAGCGTATCCTCGGCACGAACGAGACGTCGCGCACGTGGTACCGACAGAATCCGCCGCTCCCGCGCGTGAACTGGTCGCTGCGCAACAACAACAATTACGAGCAGACGGGTCTCCTCGTCTCGCTCAGCTACATCGCCAACAACCGGCACCAGATCCTCGAGAACTTCTACGAGAAATCGAAGCGCTCGATCCTGAAGGCGAAGACCGAAGGTCCCGCGGCGTATGTCCTCACGGCGAACGATCCGCGTCCGGGCGCGCAAGCCGAGCTGTTGAGAGTTCTCCAAAAGCAGCGCGTCGAGATCTCGCGTGCCACGGCGGCGTTCAGCGTGATCATGCCTGTCAAGGTCGTGGCACAAGGTCGGGGTGGGCGCGGTGGTCGAGGAGGAGGCACGGGACGGGGTGCGGCGAACGGCGCGGCGGGAGGAGCAGGAGGAAATGCGACCGACGCCGGCGCTCAAGCAACCGACGCGCAGCAGCAGGGCGCGCCGGCGACCGAGACGCGCGAGTTCCCCGCGGGCAGCTACATCGTGCGCATGGACCAGCCGTACTCGCGCATCGCCGACGCGCTGCTCGACTATCAGTTCTGGTCGCCGAACGATCCGCAGAAGTCGCCGTACGACGACACCGGCTGGACCTTCCCCGAAGGCTTCGCCGTTTCCGCCGTGCGCGTGACCGACGCGAAAGTACTCGGCGCCCCGATGGAGCCGGTGAAGGGCGAGGTGAAGGCGCCGGGCGGCGTGACGGGGACGGGCAGCACGTTCCTCATCAACGCCAACGGCGACAACGGTCTCGTCACGCTGCGCTACAAGCTCAAGAGCGCCGACATTCAGGCCGCCGAGGAAGGTTTCGACGCGGGCGGCACGTCGTACAAGCGCGGCTCGTGGGTGATCAAGGGCGTGTCGCAGTCCGACCTCGACGCCGCGGCGAAGGAAGTCGGCCTCAAAGTGACCGCGGTCGCGAGCGCGCCGACGGTGAAGACGCACCCCGTGCGCGCGGCGCGTGTGGCGATCATGCATACGTGGCAGAACACGCAGACCGAGGGTTGGTGGCGCCAGGCGTTCGACTTCAACGGCGTGCCCTTCGACTACATCAGCATTCAGGATCTCAAGAAGACTTCGGACCTGAACTCCAAGTACGACGTGATCATCTTCGGCCCCGGCGGTGGCGCGGGCCGAGCGGTGATCGAGGGGATGCCGATGTGGCGCAACCCGGTTCCGTGGAAGGTCTCGGAGCTGACGCCCAACCTCGGCAAGATGGCGGAGACGGACGACATCCGGCCGGGCATGGGCTACGACGGCCTCGAGAATCTTCAGAAGTTCGTGAAGAACGGCGGTGTGTACATCGGTGCGGTGGCGTCGAGCCAGTTCGCCATTGATGAAGGTCTGACCAACGGTGTCGGGATGAATACGCCGGCGCGCGGCACGGTGACGGGCACGTACCTCCGCACGCGCGTCGTGGACGACGCGAGCCCGATCGTCTACGGCGTCGCCGACGGCATCTCGGCGTACACGGATGGCGGCGAGAGCTTCAGTGTGAGCGCCTCGCGCGTCGCCGGCGGCCGTGGTGGCGGGGGAGGCGGCGGTGGTGGCGCCGGCGGACGTGGTGGTGGTGGCGCGAACCGCGAGACGGGCCGCGGCACGCCGGACGATATCGATGAGGTCCAGGGCCGCCCCGCATTGGAAGAGCGGTTCAAGGCCCCGGTGCGTCCGACGGTGCAGCCGTGGGCGTACGCCGTGCCGACGGAGGAGCAGCTCCGGAACCCGCTCAACATCATTCCGCCGGATCAGCGTCCGCGCGTGGCGTTGCGGTACTCAGCGCAGAACGATCTGCTGGTCTCGGGATTGTTGAGTGGTGGCGGGGACATCGCGCAGCGGCCGGCCGTCGTCGATTCGCCGTTGGAGAAGGGACACGTCGTGCTCTTCTCGATCAACCCGATTTATCGTGGGGAGACGGTGGGGACGTATCCGCTGGTGTTCAATACGATAATGAACTTTGACAACTTGAATGCGGGGAGGAAGGTGGATCCCCGCTAG
- a CDS encoding CHRD domain-containing protein, producing MEPAATCARFLMVCGRGSVSRRAPRPTLQGETMMTHISRAISTAIVCAAAAACASEKPTSPSEARIPLFARSSAENNLGTHLDGDDENPPHATQAQGQATFRISDDGKSVDYTLISANIDNAFMAHIHIGPVDVNGPIVVWLFPSTAPVPGPLGAGRFDGVLARGTFTAANLVGPLAGHSLAELISAMRDGGAYVNVHTNDGVDGTNTGPGDFPGGEIRGQLNVPGGR from the coding sequence ATGGAACCAGCAGCGACTTGCGCCCGCTTTCTCATGGTGTGCGGGCGCGGCAGTGTCTCGCGCAGAGCTCCCAGGCCAACGCTGCAAGGAGAGACGATGATGACGCATATCAGCAGAGCAATTTCCACGGCCATCGTGTGTGCGGCTGCCGCCGCGTGCGCATCCGAGAAGCCAACCTCCCCATCGGAGGCACGGATCCCGCTCTTCGCGAGGTCGAGCGCCGAGAATAACCTCGGGACACATCTCGACGGGGATGATGAGAACCCGCCGCATGCGACCCAGGCTCAGGGCCAAGCCACGTTTCGAATCAGCGATGATGGAAAATCGGTTGACTACACGCTGATTTCGGCGAACATCGACAACGCGTTCATGGCGCACATTCATATCGGCCCGGTCGATGTGAACGGCCCGATCGTCGTGTGGCTTTTCCCCAGCACCGCGCCCGTTCCGGGTCCACTCGGAGCCGGACGCTTCGACGGCGTATTGGCCCGCGGAACGTTCACGGCGGCGAACCTCGTCGGTCCGCTCGCTGGTCATTCGCTCGCCGAGCTCATCTCGGCGATGCGTGACGGCGGGGCGTACGTCAACGTTCACACGAACGATGGCGTGGACGGGACCAATACCGGCCCTGGTGATTTTCCGGGCGGCGAGATCCGCGGGCAGCTCAACGTGCCTGGCGGGCGGTGA